Proteins encoded by one window of Streptomyces sp. NBC_01477:
- a CDS encoding TetR/AcrR family transcriptional regulator, producing MTGAGSVPGTDGGLLRRAPVQRRSTERLERILDACAQLLDEAGYERLSTRAVAARAGVPIGSVYRFFADKRAMADALAHRNLDDFLDRTAARLAEPDTGGGWRTAVEVLVDEYTAMKRTAPGFALLDFGVPGETNHDLAERLPALLGDRLTTDPADPRLRLALVVAVEAADAALQLAFRADPEGDPRVVAETKQLVLAYLATVLG from the coding sequence ATGACGGGCGCCGGGAGCGTGCCGGGCACCGACGGCGGACTGCTGCGCCGTGCGCCCGTGCAGCGGCGCAGCACCGAACGGCTCGAGCGGATCCTCGACGCCTGCGCACAGCTGCTGGACGAGGCCGGCTACGAACGCCTCAGCACCAGGGCGGTCGCCGCCCGGGCCGGAGTGCCGATCGGCTCGGTCTACCGCTTCTTCGCCGACAAGCGCGCGATGGCCGACGCGCTCGCGCACCGCAATCTGGACGACTTCCTCGACAGGACCGCGGCGCGGCTGGCGGAGCCGGACACCGGCGGCGGCTGGCGTACCGCCGTCGAGGTGCTGGTCGACGAATACACCGCGATGAAGCGCACCGCCCCCGGCTTCGCCCTGCTGGACTTCGGAGTGCCGGGCGAGACCAACCACGACCTCGCCGAGCGGCTGCCCGCGCTGCTCGGCGACCGGCTCACCACCGACCCGGCGGACCCCCGGCTGCGGCTGGCGCTGGTGGTCGCCGTCGAAGCCGCCGACGCCGCGCTCCAACTGGCCTTCCGCGCCGACCCGGAGGGCGACCCGCGGGTCGTCGCCGAGACCAAGCAACTGGTGCTGGCCTATCTGGCGACGGTGCTCGGCTGA
- a CDS encoding molybdopterin-dependent oxidoreductase → MTRTALRICPLCEATCGLVLTIDQGRVTHARGDHDDVFSAGFVCPKGASLGALDADPDRLTRPLVRKDGRLAEATWAEAFEAVAAGIGAVSGTYGGGAVGVVLGNPNVHTVAGGLYPAQLAGALGTRSVFTASTVDQMPKHVSCGYLFGDPNAIPVPDLDRTDHLVLIGANPLVSNGSLATAADFPGKLRALRRRGGRLIVIDPNRTRTAKAADRHLAPRPGTDAALLFAMVQVLFAEGLTDPGDLAPHLSGLDEVRALAADFTPESVAAYCDVPAEDIRTLARELAAAERAAVYGRLGTSAVEFGTLASWLVDVLNALTGNLDRPGGAMFPLAATARAPRPPRPGKGFTTGRWHSRVSGHPEVKGELPIAAIAEEIDTPGEGRLRALVVVAANPVLSAPDGLRLDRALDGLDFMVSVDPYLNETSRHAHVVLPPPPPAQSAHYDFAFNTLAVRNNVRYSPPAVPLADGALDEPQILARLILAVLGQGGPDADPALVDGQDITRRLTSATADSHSPVHGRDTAEVAALLGGRTGYERRLDLMLRLGPYGDGFGAEPEGLTLARLLDHPHGIDLGPLGSRLPQVLRTASGTVELAAAPVAADVPRLRAAVARGADGRSLVLIGRRHLRSNNSWLHNVPALTGGSNRCTAQLHPEDAARLGLEDGALARIKGDGGEITAPVEITDTLRRGVVCLPHGWGHDRGGTRLTAASREPGANVNQLLDGSRLDPLSGTAVLNGFPIQVEAAG, encoded by the coding sequence ATGACCCGTACCGCTCTGCGCATCTGCCCACTGTGCGAGGCCACCTGCGGCCTTGTCCTGACCATCGATCAGGGGCGCGTCACGCACGCCCGCGGCGACCACGACGACGTCTTCAGCGCCGGCTTCGTCTGCCCGAAAGGCGCCTCCCTCGGCGCTCTCGACGCCGACCCCGACCGGCTCACCCGGCCGCTGGTGCGCAAGGACGGCCGACTCGCCGAGGCCACCTGGGCCGAGGCGTTCGAGGCCGTCGCGGCGGGCATCGGCGCGGTCAGCGGTACGTACGGCGGCGGGGCGGTCGGCGTCGTCCTCGGCAATCCCAACGTCCATACGGTGGCCGGCGGGCTCTACCCGGCGCAGCTGGCCGGGGCGCTGGGCACCCGCAGCGTCTTCACCGCCAGCACCGTGGACCAGATGCCCAAGCACGTCAGCTGCGGCTATCTCTTCGGCGACCCCAACGCGATCCCGGTACCCGACCTGGACCGCACCGACCACCTGGTGCTGATCGGCGCCAACCCGCTGGTCTCCAACGGCAGTCTGGCCACGGCGGCCGACTTCCCCGGCAAGCTCAGGGCACTGCGGCGGCGCGGCGGACGGCTGATCGTGATCGACCCCAACCGCACCAGGACGGCCAAGGCCGCCGACCGCCATCTGGCGCCCCGGCCCGGCACGGACGCGGCGCTGCTCTTCGCCATGGTGCAGGTGCTGTTCGCCGAAGGGCTCACCGACCCGGGCGACCTGGCCCCGCACCTCAGCGGCCTGGACGAGGTCCGCGCCCTTGCGGCGGACTTCACCCCCGAGTCCGTCGCCGCGTATTGCGACGTCCCCGCCGAGGACATCCGCACCCTCGCCCGGGAGCTGGCCGCCGCCGAGCGGGCGGCGGTGTACGGGCGGCTCGGCACTTCGGCCGTCGAATTCGGCACCCTGGCGAGCTGGCTGGTGGATGTGCTCAACGCGCTGACCGGGAATCTGGACCGGCCGGGCGGCGCGATGTTCCCGCTCGCGGCCACTGCCAGGGCGCCCCGGCCGCCCCGCCCCGGGAAGGGCTTCACCACCGGGCGCTGGCACAGCCGGGTGTCCGGCCACCCCGAGGTCAAGGGCGAACTGCCCATCGCGGCCATCGCCGAGGAGATCGACACACCGGGGGAGGGCCGGCTGCGCGCGCTGGTCGTGGTGGCCGCGAATCCGGTGCTCTCCGCGCCTGACGGCCTGCGCCTGGACCGCGCCCTGGACGGGCTCGACTTCATGGTCAGCGTCGATCCGTATCTCAACGAGACGTCACGGCACGCCCATGTCGTCCTGCCGCCGCCCCCGCCGGCGCAGAGCGCGCACTACGACTTCGCGTTCAACACCCTCGCGGTGCGCAACAACGTCCGCTACAGCCCGCCCGCCGTGCCGCTCGCCGACGGCGCCCTGGACGAGCCGCAGATCCTGGCACGGCTGATCCTCGCCGTCCTCGGCCAGGGCGGGCCCGACGCCGACCCCGCGCTGGTGGACGGCCAGGACATCACGCGCAGGCTCACCTCGGCGACCGCCGACTCGCACTCCCCGGTGCACGGCAGGGACACCGCGGAAGTGGCCGCGCTGCTCGGCGGGCGCACCGGCTATGAGCGGCGGCTCGACCTGATGCTGCGGCTCGGCCCCTACGGCGACGGCTTCGGCGCGGAGCCGGAAGGCCTCACCCTGGCCAGGCTCCTCGACCACCCGCACGGCATCGACCTGGGGCCGCTCGGCTCCCGGCTGCCGCAGGTGCTGCGTACCGCCTCCGGCACCGTCGAGCTGGCCGCGGCGCCCGTCGCCGCCGATGTGCCGCGGCTGCGGGCGGCGGTGGCCCGCGGCGCCGACGGGCGGTCGCTGGTCCTGATCGGGCGCCGCCACCTGCGGTCCAACAACAGCTGGCTGCACAATGTGCCGGCTCTGACCGGCGGCAGCAACCGGTGCACCGCCCAGCTGCATCCGGAGGACGCCGCCCGGCTCGGGCTGGAGGACGGCGCGCTCGCCCGGATCAAGGGCGACGGCGGCGAGATCACCGCACCGGTGGAGATCACCGACACGCTGCGCCGCGGTGTGGTGTGCCTGCCGCACGGCTGGGGCCACGACCGCGGGGGCACCCGGCTGACCGCCGCCTCCCGCGAGCCCGGGGCCAATGTCAACCAGCTGCTGGACGGCAGCCGTCTCGACCCGCTCTCCGGTACCGCGGTGCTCAACGGCTTCCCGATACAGGTGGAGGCGGCCGGCTGA
- a CDS encoding TetR/AcrR family transcriptional regulator, translated as MATAHTATDSGGRQARVRPTQRERSDATVEDLLAAARALFATVGYAATSLDAVCERAGVTKGALYHHFAGKKQLFSAVYTREQERLAARISTAYRAVADDPWEAVFEGSRAYLEASLDPEVQRITLFDAPGALGWEAMRDLGVNCRELTEKGIARAIRKGAIPERPAAPLTSMLYGGLSESAMAIVRAADPQAALLEALTDLRKLFDALAAGS; from the coding sequence GTGGCGACAGCGCATACGGCGACGGACAGCGGCGGGCGGCAAGCGCGCGTACGCCCGACGCAGCGGGAGCGCTCCGACGCGACCGTCGAGGACCTGCTCGCCGCCGCGCGGGCGCTCTTCGCGACGGTCGGATACGCCGCCACCTCGCTCGACGCCGTCTGCGAGCGGGCCGGCGTCACCAAGGGCGCGCTCTACCACCACTTCGCCGGCAAGAAGCAGCTCTTCAGTGCCGTCTACACCCGGGAGCAGGAACGCCTCGCCGCCCGGATCTCGACGGCGTACCGTGCGGTCGCCGACGATCCGTGGGAAGCGGTCTTCGAGGGCAGCCGGGCCTACCTGGAGGCCTCGCTCGACCCCGAAGTGCAGCGGATCACGCTCTTCGACGCGCCCGGTGCGCTCGGCTGGGAGGCGATGCGGGACCTCGGCGTCAACTGCCGCGAGCTGACCGAGAAGGGCATCGCCCGGGCAATCAGGAAAGGCGCCATCCCCGAGCGCCCCGCCGCCCCGCTGACCTCGATGCTCTACGGCGGCCTCAGCGAGAGCGCCATGGCGATCGTCCGGGCCGCCGACCCGCAGGCGGCGCTCCTGGAGGCGCTCACCGACCTGCGCAAGCTCTTCGACGCGCTCGCCGCCGGGAGCTGA
- a CDS encoding SGNH/GDSL hydrolase family protein: protein MVREPGASPHAAAADWAAAYPAEAADPHCLGYGEGGELMRGAPWRRFAVVGDSLAEGLGDPQRGYRTASWADRTAEALRAVAPGAVCTNLGLRGLTTAQVRAGQAERAAAFAPDLVAVVCGGNDLLLPGFSPGVVAREMDLLFGRLAAPGTTLVAFALANAAAAVPELRGGPLEEGVALLNGIVRKAAERHGAVLVEMYDHPAVGDRDLYSADLVHATARGHAVIAATTIRALSREIAVVSESCPQA from the coding sequence ATGGTCCGGGAACCGGGCGCAAGCCCGCACGCCGCTGCCGCCGACTGGGCGGCCGCCTATCCCGCGGAGGCCGCCGACCCGCACTGTCTGGGCTACGGCGAGGGCGGGGAACTCATGCGCGGCGCACCGTGGCGGCGCTTCGCGGTGGTGGGCGACAGCCTGGCCGAGGGGCTGGGCGATCCGCAGCGCGGCTACCGCACCGCGTCCTGGGCGGACAGGACCGCGGAGGCGCTGCGGGCCGTCGCTCCCGGCGCGGTCTGCACGAATCTCGGCCTGCGCGGCCTGACCACCGCCCAGGTGCGCGCGGGGCAGGCGGAGCGCGCCGCCGCCTTCGCCCCCGACCTGGTCGCGGTGGTCTGCGGGGGCAACGACCTGCTGCTGCCCGGCTTCTCCCCCGGTGTCGTCGCCCGCGAGATGGATCTGCTCTTCGGCCGGCTCGCCGCCCCCGGCACCACCCTTGTCGCCTTCGCGCTGGCGAATGCGGCCGCCGCGGTGCCCGAACTGCGCGGCGGGCCGCTGGAGGAGGGCGTCGCGCTGCTCAACGGCATCGTCCGGAAGGCCGCGGAGCGCCACGGGGCGGTGCTGGTCGAGATGTACGACCACCCCGCGGTCGGTGACCGCGACCTCTACAGCGCCGACCTCGTGCACGCCACGGCCCGCGGGCACGCGGTGATCGCCGCGACGACGATACGGGCGCTGAGCAGGGAGATCGCGGTCGTGTCCGAGAGTTGTCCACAGGCTTGA
- a CDS encoding DHA2 family efflux MFS transporter permease subunit — protein MSSPASTSAAPPAAEPPSPRGTAARPGVVLLLSAGATFIAFLDTTVVNVAFPDLAESFPADRVSDLSWVVSSYAVLFAALLTPAGRIADAFGRKKLFLTSLAGFTVTSALCACAPNLPWLITARALQGATAAGMIPAALGLLLATTPPQRLPAAIGAWGAAGSMATAAGPALGGVLVDAFGWRAVFLINVPVGAALVLAGIRGLPERTGARRRLPDPLGTVAVTAGIALLVLGLTKGSDWGWTEAATVACVTVGAALIAVALMRSARHGAPAVETALFRNRTFAVASAAAAFTGASLFGWLLSSPLFLTAVWHYSVLKAGFAVTPGALTSAVAAVAVGKRAKPHQLPAAVGASMAAFAAVSVWAYLGLGTDTRFLTLWLPMGLIGGAAFGAALTALSTAAARSLSPQQFASGVGMTTTARQLGGSLGVAATASVIAVHGVGGPQAYRDVFLICGALAAVAALVGLAMSRTAAKES, from the coding sequence ATGTCCTCACCCGCTTCCACCTCCGCCGCGCCACCCGCGGCGGAGCCGCCGTCCCCGCGCGGAACCGCCGCCCGCCCAGGTGTCGTCCTGCTGCTCAGCGCGGGGGCGACCTTCATCGCCTTCCTCGACACCACCGTCGTCAACGTCGCCTTTCCCGATCTGGCCGAGAGCTTCCCCGCCGACCGCGTCTCCGACCTGTCGTGGGTGGTCAGCAGCTACGCGGTGCTCTTCGCCGCGCTGCTGACCCCCGCCGGCCGGATCGCCGACGCCTTCGGCCGCAAGAAGCTCTTCCTGACCTCGCTCGCCGGCTTCACCGTCACCTCCGCACTGTGCGCGTGCGCGCCGAATCTGCCGTGGCTGATCACCGCCCGCGCGCTGCAGGGCGCGACCGCGGCGGGGATGATCCCGGCCGCGCTCGGCCTGCTGCTCGCCACGACCCCGCCGCAGCGCCTCCCCGCGGCAATAGGCGCCTGGGGAGCGGCAGGCTCGATGGCCACCGCCGCCGGGCCCGCGCTCGGCGGCGTGCTGGTCGACGCCTTCGGCTGGCGGGCCGTCTTCCTGATCAATGTGCCGGTCGGCGCCGCCCTGGTGCTCGCCGGGATACGCGGCCTGCCCGAGCGCACCGGGGCCCGGCGGCGACTGCCCGACCCCTTGGGCACGGTCGCGGTCACGGCGGGCATCGCCCTGCTGGTGCTGGGGCTCACCAAGGGCAGCGACTGGGGCTGGACCGAGGCGGCCACGGTGGCATGCGTGACGGTCGGTGCAGCCCTGATCGCCGTAGCACTGATGCGCTCCGCACGCCATGGGGCGCCCGCCGTCGAGACCGCCCTCTTCCGCAACCGCACCTTCGCGGTCGCCTCGGCCGCCGCCGCCTTCACCGGGGCGTCGCTCTTCGGGTGGCTGCTCAGCAGCCCGCTGTTCCTGACCGCCGTCTGGCACTACTCGGTGCTCAAAGCCGGTTTCGCCGTCACCCCCGGCGCGCTGACCTCGGCCGTCGCCGCGGTCGCGGTGGGCAAGCGGGCCAAACCGCACCAACTGCCCGCCGCGGTCGGGGCGTCCATGGCCGCCTTCGCCGCGGTGAGCGTGTGGGCCTATCTCGGCCTGGGTACGGACACCCGTTTTCTGACGCTGTGGCTGCCGATGGGCCTGATCGGCGGCGCGGCCTTCGGCGCCGCCCTGACAGCGCTGTCCACCGCGGCCGCCAGGTCGCTGTCGCCGCAGCAGTTCGCCTCCGGGGTCGGCATGACGACCACGGCCCGGCAGTTGGGCGGCTCCCTGGGAGTCGCGGCCACCGCGTCGGTGATAGCAGTGCACGGGGTCGGCGGACCGCAGGCGTATCGCGACGTGTTCCTGATCTGCGGCGCGCTGGCCGCCGTCGCCGCCCTGGTGGGCCTCGCCATGTCCCGTACCGCGGCGAAGGAGTCCTGA
- a CDS encoding aldehyde dehydrogenase family protein — protein MFIGGAWRAAAGGGTIDVVDPATEQVIGRVAAGTAPDVDAAVRAAREALPGWAATPPAERAAVLGAARDLLAARREEIAATVSAELGAPMAFAAAVHADLPTAVMASYADMAAAHPFEEQVGNSRVFQEPVGVVGAITPWNYPLHQIVAKVAPALAAGCTVVLKPAEDTPLVAQLFAGILAGAGLPAGVFNLVTGLGPVAGQALVEHPGVDLVSFTGSTAVGRQIGATAGAAVKRVALELGGKSANVILPGADLARAVNVGLANVFANSGQTCSAWTRMLVDSARYDEAVAIAAASTAKYVPGDRLGPVVNAKQRDRVRGYIKRGLDEGARIVAGGPDAPEGLDTGYYVRPTVFADVEPGMAIAQEEIFGPVVVLIRYEDEEDALRIANGTVYGLAGAVWGADEETAVAFARRMDTGQVDINGGRFNPVAPFGGYKQSGVGRELGAHGLAEYLQTKSLQF, from the coding sequence GTGTTCATCGGCGGCGCATGGCGCGCCGCGGCCGGCGGCGGCACGATCGACGTGGTCGATCCGGCCACCGAGCAGGTCATCGGCCGCGTGGCGGCCGGCACCGCCCCGGACGTGGACGCCGCCGTGCGGGCGGCCCGCGAGGCGCTGCCCGGCTGGGCGGCGACCCCGCCCGCCGAGCGGGCCGCGGTCCTCGGGGCGGCCCGCGACCTGCTCGCCGCCCGCAGGGAGGAGATCGCCGCCACCGTGTCGGCGGAATTGGGCGCACCGATGGCCTTCGCCGCCGCCGTGCACGCCGACCTGCCCACCGCCGTGATGGCCTCCTACGCGGACATGGCCGCCGCTCACCCCTTCGAGGAACAGGTCGGCAATTCACGGGTGTTCCAGGAGCCGGTCGGTGTGGTGGGCGCGATCACGCCGTGGAATTACCCGCTGCACCAGATCGTCGCCAAGGTCGCTCCCGCGCTCGCCGCCGGCTGCACGGTGGTGCTCAAGCCCGCCGAGGACACTCCGCTGGTGGCCCAGCTCTTCGCCGGCATCCTGGCCGGGGCGGGGCTGCCCGCGGGAGTCTTCAACCTGGTCACCGGGCTCGGCCCGGTCGCGGGCCAGGCGCTGGTCGAACACCCGGGCGTGGACCTGGTGTCGTTCACCGGCTCCACCGCGGTCGGCCGGCAGATCGGAGCGACGGCCGGCGCCGCGGTCAAGCGCGTCGCCCTCGAACTGGGCGGCAAGTCGGCCAATGTGATCCTGCCGGGCGCCGACCTGGCCCGCGCGGTCAACGTCGGCCTCGCCAACGTCTTCGCCAATTCCGGCCAGACATGCAGTGCCTGGACCCGGATGCTGGTCGACTCCGCCCGCTACGACGAAGCCGTCGCCATTGCCGCGGCCTCCACCGCGAAATACGTGCCGGGCGACCGGCTCGGCCCGGTCGTCAACGCCAAGCAGCGCGACCGGGTGCGCGGCTACATCAAGCGCGGACTGGACGAGGGCGCCAGGATCGTGGCCGGCGGCCCCGACGCCCCCGAAGGCCTGGACACCGGCTACTACGTCCGGCCCACCGTCTTCGCCGACGTCGAGCCCGGTATGGCGATCGCCCAGGAGGAGATCTTCGGCCCGGTCGTCGTCCTGATCCGCTACGAGGACGAGGAGGACGCGCTGCGCATCGCCAACGGCACGGTCTACGGCCTCGCGGGCGCGGTCTGGGGCGCGGACGAGGAGACCGCCGTCGCCTTCGCCCGCCGGATGGACACCGGCCAGGTGGACATCAACGGCGGCCGGTTCAACCCGGTGGCGCCCTTCGGCGGTTACAAGCAGTCCGGGGTCGGCCGCGAACTGGGCGCGCACGGCCTCGCCGAATACCTCCAGACGAAGTCGCTGCAGTTCTGA
- the hmgA gene encoding homogentisate 1,2-dioxygenase: MDTSQDGRDLDYSSGFGNEHSSEAVPGALPVGRNAPQRAPFGLYAEQLSGTAFTEPRAHNRRSWLYRIRPSAAHPPFHRMPNGSLRSGPFQDVEPDPNRLRWGPLPLPDEPTDFVQGLVTAGGNGDVLRREGIGIHWYAANRSMHKRVFSSSDGEFLIVPQRGALLLRTELGLLRAEPGHVALIPRGVRFRVDLPDGTARGYVCENYGRPFQLPELGPIGANGLANARDFLAPVAAYEDGDEETDVVNKFGGNLWSARYDHSPLDVVAWHGSHVPYLYDLRRFNVLGSISYDHPDPSIFTVLTSPSDTPGLAGADFVVFAPRWLVGEDTFRPPYFHRNVMSEFMGLVEGAYDAKAEGFVPGGASLHNMMSAHGPDRATFDRASTAELIPQRVDDGLAFMFETRWPVVPTEFALAGGHRQQGYDTVWEGLARNFRP, translated from the coding sequence ATGGACACCAGCCAGGACGGCAGGGATCTCGACTATTCATCCGGGTTCGGAAACGAGCACAGCAGCGAGGCCGTGCCCGGCGCGCTCCCGGTCGGACGCAACGCGCCGCAGCGCGCGCCCTTCGGGCTGTACGCCGAGCAGCTGAGCGGCACCGCCTTCACAGAACCGCGCGCGCACAACCGGCGCAGCTGGCTCTACCGGATCCGCCCGTCCGCCGCACACCCCCCTTTCCACCGGATGCCGAACGGATCGCTGCGCAGCGGCCCCTTCCAGGACGTGGAGCCCGATCCCAACCGGCTGCGCTGGGGGCCCCTGCCACTGCCCGATGAGCCGACCGACTTCGTGCAGGGCCTCGTCACCGCCGGCGGCAATGGCGATGTGCTGCGCCGTGAGGGCATCGGCATCCACTGGTACGCCGCCAACCGCTCGATGCACAAGCGGGTGTTCTCCTCCTCCGACGGGGAGTTCCTGATCGTGCCGCAGCGGGGCGCGCTGCTGCTGCGCACCGAGCTGGGGCTGCTGCGTGCCGAGCCGGGCCATGTCGCGCTGATCCCGCGCGGTGTCCGCTTCCGGGTCGACCTGCCGGACGGCACCGCCCGCGGCTATGTCTGCGAGAACTACGGCAGGCCCTTCCAGCTGCCGGAGCTGGGTCCGATCGGTGCAAACGGGCTGGCGAACGCCCGGGATTTCCTGGCCCCGGTCGCCGCCTACGAGGACGGGGACGAGGAGACCGACGTCGTCAACAAATTCGGCGGCAACCTGTGGTCGGCCCGCTACGACCATTCGCCGCTCGACGTGGTCGCCTGGCACGGCAGCCATGTGCCGTATCTGTACGACCTGCGCCGCTTCAATGTGCTGGGCTCGATCAGCTACGACCACCCCGACCCGTCGATCTTCACCGTGCTGACCTCGCCGTCCGACACCCCGGGGCTCGCCGGCGCGGACTTCGTGGTGTTCGCACCCCGCTGGCTGGTCGGCGAGGACACCTTCCGGCCGCCGTACTTCCACCGCAATGTGATGTCGGAGTTCATGGGCCTGGTCGAAGGCGCCTACGACGCCAAGGCCGAGGGCTTCGTACCGGGCGGCGCCTCGCTGCACAACATGATGTCGGCCCACGGCCCCGACCGGGCCACCTTCGACCGGGCCAGCACCGCGGAGCTGATACCGCAACGGGTCGACGACGGGCTGGCGTTCATGTTCGAGACCCGCTGGCCGGTCGTGCCCACCGAATTCGCGCTGGCCGGGGGCCACCGTCAGCAGGGCTACGACACGGTGTGGGAGGGGCTCGCGAGAAACTTCCGGCCGTGA
- a CDS encoding zinc-binding dehydrogenase gives MVRAAVLPAVNAPLVVTEIDLPDPGPGQVRVRLAAAGVCHSDLSLSNGTLRQPVPAVLGHEGAGTVVAVGDGVEHVAPGDKVVLNWAPACGNCHFCGLGEVWLCAHSATAAATPYATLAADGSALYPGLGTAVFAEETVVAARAVLPLPDGVPLTDAALLGCAVLTGYGAVHHAAAIRAGESVAVYGVGGVGLAVLQSARIAGADRIVAVDVAPGKEELAMAAGATDFVVAGEDTAKQIRGLTGGYGADVAIECVGRADTIRTAWSSTRRGGRTTVVGIGGQDQKVTFTALELFYFARTLSGCVYGNCDPAKDLPVLAGHAREGRLDLSGMVTEHIGLDGIPAAFEAMTAGRGGRALVVF, from the coding sequence GTGGTCCGCGCAGCCGTCCTGCCAGCCGTCAACGCACCGCTGGTCGTCACCGAGATCGATCTGCCGGACCCGGGCCCCGGCCAGGTGCGGGTACGGCTCGCCGCCGCCGGCGTCTGCCACTCCGACCTCTCGCTGTCCAACGGCACCCTGCGCCAGCCGGTCCCCGCCGTGCTCGGCCACGAGGGCGCGGGGACGGTCGTCGCGGTCGGCGACGGCGTCGAGCATGTGGCACCCGGCGACAAGGTGGTGCTCAACTGGGCGCCCGCCTGCGGAAACTGCCACTTCTGCGGGCTCGGCGAGGTCTGGCTGTGCGCCCATTCCGCCACCGCTGCCGCAACGCCGTACGCCACCCTCGCCGCCGACGGCAGCGCTCTCTATCCGGGCCTGGGCACCGCCGTCTTCGCCGAGGAGACCGTCGTCGCCGCCCGCGCCGTCCTCCCGCTGCCCGACGGAGTGCCGCTGACCGACGCGGCCCTGCTCGGCTGCGCGGTCCTCACCGGCTACGGAGCCGTGCACCATGCCGCGGCCATACGCGCCGGGGAATCCGTCGCCGTGTACGGCGTCGGCGGCGTAGGGCTCGCGGTGCTGCAGTCGGCGCGGATCGCAGGCGCGGACCGGATCGTCGCCGTCGATGTCGCCCCGGGCAAGGAGGAGTTGGCCATGGCCGCGGGCGCCACCGACTTCGTCGTCGCGGGCGAGGACACGGCCAAGCAGATCCGCGGCCTGACCGGCGGATACGGCGCCGATGTCGCCATCGAGTGCGTGGGCCGCGCCGACACCATCCGCACCGCCTGGTCGTCCACCCGGCGCGGCGGGCGTACGACGGTGGTCGGCATCGGCGGCCAGGACCAGAAAGTCACTTTCACCGCGCTGGAACTCTTCTACTTCGCCCGGACGTTGTCAGGGTGCGTGTACGGCAACTGCGACCCGGCGAAGGATCTCCCCGTCCTCGCCGGGCACGCACGCGAGGGCCGTCTCGACCTGTCCGGCATGGTCACCGAGCACATCGGCCTCGACGGCATCCCGGCCGCGTTCGAGGCGATGACCGCGGGCCGCGGCGGAAGAGCGCTGGTCGTCTTCTGA